One window from the genome of Oceanisphaera sp. IT1-181 encodes:
- a CDS encoding peptidoglycan DD-metalloendopeptidase family protein, translating to MIECFQRFPRPHKVAISVLSVMIGLLSFAPSESVVASRIQPEPELGGDMLGERQPLALAINIAESAAAADAHPVTRERSVKVRSGDTLSAIFARTGLSSSLLHDINQLGGSADELKKIYPGNLLTFTFDEDDAFSGLHYPLDNSRTLLISQTPHGLQSQIDSTELELRTEFAQASVNSNFWNAAASAGLTPNQIMALAGMFAWDVDFALDIRANDSFTVLYEQHFKDGILVGTGNILAAAFTNQGKVYQAIRHTDGNYYSPEGRYMRKSFLRAPVNFSHISSNFNPRRLHPVTGQIKAHRGIDYAARTGTPVVAAGGGVVVESGFSPFNGNYVVIRHDSTYITKYLHLHKRMVNRGEKVKQEQQIGTVGATGRVTGPHLHYEFLVNGVHKDPKSVDLPQAAFLSPKELAVFKPQANRLMAQLTKVSDIMLASNNR from the coding sequence ATGATTGAATGCTTCCAGCGATTTCCTCGCCCCCACAAGGTGGCGATTTCTGTATTGAGTGTAATGATCGGACTGCTCTCTTTCGCGCCTTCAGAGTCTGTCGTTGCCAGCCGTATCCAGCCCGAACCTGAGCTGGGCGGCGACATGCTCGGTGAGCGCCAGCCGTTAGCCTTGGCCATCAACATAGCAGAGTCAGCAGCTGCTGCTGATGCTCACCCGGTGACCCGCGAGCGCTCGGTAAAAGTGCGCAGTGGCGACACCTTATCCGCTATTTTTGCGCGTACCGGCCTTTCTTCCAGCTTGCTGCATGACATTAATCAGCTTGGCGGCAGCGCCGATGAGCTGAAAAAGATTTATCCCGGTAACTTGCTCACTTTCACTTTTGATGAAGATGACGCCTTTAGCGGTCTGCACTATCCGCTGGATAACAGCCGCACCTTACTGATTAGCCAAACGCCACACGGCTTACAGTCACAAATTGATAGTACTGAGCTGGAGCTGCGCACTGAGTTTGCTCAAGCCAGCGTCAACTCTAACTTTTGGAACGCCGCCGCCAGTGCAGGCCTCACGCCCAACCAAATTATGGCCTTGGCCGGTATGTTTGCCTGGGACGTGGATTTTGCCCTCGATATTCGCGCCAACGACAGCTTTACCGTGCTTTATGAGCAGCATTTTAAAGACGGCATCTTGGTGGGCACCGGCAATATTTTAGCCGCCGCCTTTACCAATCAAGGCAAAGTTTACCAAGCGATCCGCCATACCGACGGCAATTATTACTCGCCCGAAGGCCGCTATATGCGTAAGAGCTTCTTGCGTGCACCGGTGAACTTCTCGCACATTAGCTCTAATTTTAATCCCCGTCGCTTACACCCGGTCACCGGGCAAATTAAGGCCCACCGTGGCATTGACTACGCGGCGCGCACCGGTACCCCAGTGGTAGCAGCAGGCGGTGGCGTAGTTGTGGAGTCAGGCTTTAGCCCCTTTAACGGCAACTACGTGGTGATCCGCCACGACAGCACTTACATCACCAAGTATTTACACTTGCACAAGCGTATGGTGAATAGGGGCGAAAAGGTAAAACAGGAGCAACAAATTGGCACTGTGGGCGCCACCGGCCGAGTGACGGGTCCGCATTTGCATTATGAATTCTTGGTCAACGGCGTACACAAGGATCCAAAAAGCGTGGACTTGCCTCAGGCAGCGTTTTTATCACCAAAAGAGCTCGCGGTATTTAAACCCCAAGCCAATCGCTTGATGGCACAGCTGACTAAGGTGAGCGATATTATGTTGGCCAGTAATAATCGCTAA
- a CDS encoding HIT domain-containing protein yields MSEFCLHPQLVADSLLLGELPLCLVLLANDRQYPWLILVPKQAKLREIHHLSESDQQQLMRESCAVAQLLEIELGAEKINVAALGNMVPQLHVHHVARFSSDAAWPAPIWGKHPALAYDKPHTQVSLWQTRLSSLEGFIAA; encoded by the coding sequence ATGAGCGAGTTTTGCTTACATCCGCAATTAGTGGCGGACAGTTTACTTTTGGGTGAACTGCCGTTGTGCTTGGTGTTGCTGGCGAACGATCGCCAGTATCCGTGGCTAATATTGGTGCCAAAACAAGCAAAGCTACGTGAAATTCATCACTTAAGCGAGTCAGATCAACAACAGCTAATGCGTGAGTCTTGTGCTGTTGCTCAGCTGTTAGAAATAGAGCTGGGAGCGGAGAAAATTAATGTGGCCGCCTTGGGTAATATGGTGCCGCAGTTGCATGTGCATCATGTGGCGCGCTTTAGCAGCGATGCCGCGTGGCCGGCGCCCATTTGGGGCAAGCATCCTGCACTGGCCTATGACAAGCCGCATACGCAAGTGAGCCTATGGCAAACCCGCTTAAGCAGTCTTGAGGGCTTCATTGCTGCCTGA
- a CDS encoding glutaredoxin family protein, whose translation MSVLDWFKGDAPESNLAAPAVDSVERLALYEKDWCPYCERVKSVTQELGLNIQHCDINEPEHLQALMHGGGQRMVPCLRIESEPGQFFWLYESADIIAYLRLHAAVLK comes from the coding sequence ATGTCCGTACTTGATTGGTTTAAAGGTGATGCACCTGAGTCAAACTTAGCTGCGCCTGCGGTCGACAGCGTCGAGCGGTTGGCATTATATGAAAAAGATTGGTGCCCATATTGTGAGCGTGTAAAAAGCGTAACTCAGGAATTAGGCCTTAATATCCAACATTGTGATATTAACGAGCCTGAGCACTTACAAGCGTTAATGCATGGTGGCGGCCAGCGCATGGTGCCTTGCCTGCGCATTGAATCTGAGCCCGGTCAGTTTTTTTGGTTGTATGAATCCGCAGATATTATTGCCTATCTGCGCTTGCACGCCGCCGTACTTAAATGA
- the erpA gene encoding iron-sulfur cluster insertion protein ErpA: MSEAIPLPIQMSDAAATKIQALITEEENPDLRLRVYITGGGCSGFEYGFTFDEKTNDGDTVIEKNGVIMVVDSMSLQYLIGGTVDYIDGLAGSRFLVTNPNATSTCGCGSSFSV; the protein is encoded by the coding sequence ATGAGCGAAGCAATCCCCTTGCCAATCCAGATGAGTGATGCGGCAGCCACCAAAATCCAAGCTTTGATCACGGAAGAAGAAAATCCTGATTTGCGTCTGCGGGTATACATTACCGGCGGCGGTTGCTCGGGCTTTGAATATGGTTTTACCTTTGATGAAAAAACCAATGATGGCGATACGGTGATCGAGAAAAACGGCGTGATCATGGTGGTCGACAGCATGAGCCTGCAGTACCTCATTGGTGGCACCGTTGACTATATTGACGGCCTAGCCGGCTCGCGCTTTTTAGTGACTAACCCTAATGCCACCAGCACGTGTGGCTGTGGCTCGTCATTTAGCGTGTAA
- a CDS encoding DUF6776 family protein, translating into MTAPLDRRFILCLLVCVVLALLLGFGALRYQEQQQLLSQQQTQAERNRQELLALRVDLQTLLSAESSQLAQLDLQARQLAEQAQQLALYRQVLASDNGAELLLTHEDITPLAETGLFAYRLVLLQPTQTNKRITGQARLKVRALQAGVSVLFSDDTLGVAPVTLDFRHFQVLTGQLKLPEDSQAQTLELQLDLDGKAPRTLSLNWPKPENT; encoded by the coding sequence ATGACTGCACCTTTGGATCGTCGTTTTATACTGTGTTTACTGGTTTGTGTGGTGTTGGCGTTACTGCTGGGCTTTGGCGCACTGCGCTATCAGGAGCAACAGCAGTTATTGAGCCAGCAGCAGACTCAAGCCGAGCGTAATCGACAAGAGCTGCTGGCGCTGCGCGTAGACTTACAAACGCTACTGAGTGCCGAAAGCAGCCAGTTGGCACAACTGGATCTGCAGGCGCGCCAACTGGCTGAGCAAGCACAACAGTTGGCCTTATACCGACAAGTGCTGGCCAGCGACAATGGCGCCGAGTTGCTGTTAACCCATGAAGATATTACGCCACTCGCTGAAACGGGCTTATTTGCCTACCGACTGGTACTGTTACAGCCCACCCAAACCAATAAGCGCATTACCGGCCAAGCACGATTGAAAGTGCGAGCCCTGCAAGCGGGCGTGTCTGTGCTGTTCAGTGACGATACCTTAGGCGTGGCACCGGTCACGCTCGATTTTCGCCACTTTCAGGTGTTAACCGGTCAGCTGAAGCTGCCCGAAGACAGTCAGGCACAAACGTTAGAATTACAGTTAGACTTAGACGGTAAAGCACCCCGCACCCTGAGCCTTAATTGGCCAAAGCCGGAGAATACTTGA
- the hemL gene encoding glutamate-1-semialdehyde 2,1-aminomutase, translating to MSKSDDLFAKARLVIPGGVNSPVRAFNGVGGTPRFIERADGAYIFDADGQSYVDYIGSWGPMILGHNAAVVREAVIEAAERGLSFGAPTASEVTMAEKVKELVPSMELTRMVNSGTEATMSAIRLARGFTHRDKILKFEGCYHGHADCLLVKAGSGALTLGQPNSPGVPADFAKHTLTATFNDLDSVKAAFAAAPNDIACIIVEPIAGNMNCIPPADGFLQGLRDICDQYGALLIFDEVMCGFRVALGGAQQRYGVTPDLTTLGKIIGGGMPVGAFGGRREVMDHLAPTGPVYQAGTLSGNPIAMAAGLATLNALSAPGLHEKLEASTKALVDGLQAAADKHGIPFTTTQVGAMFGFFFTTEKNITCYEQVMQCDSEAFKRFFHLMLDQGVYLAPSAFEAGFMSLAHGEKEIAHTLTAADNAFATMQA from the coding sequence ATGTCCAAGTCTGACGATTTATTTGCCAAGGCCCGCCTCGTTATTCCGGGCGGCGTTAACTCTCCGGTTCGTGCCTTTAACGGCGTAGGCGGCACACCGCGCTTTATTGAACGCGCCGATGGTGCCTATATTTTTGATGCGGACGGCCAGTCCTATGTGGATTACATTGGCTCTTGGGGCCCGATGATTTTGGGCCATAACGCCGCAGTAGTACGCGAGGCGGTGATTGAAGCCGCAGAGCGGGGCTTAAGCTTTGGCGCACCCACCGCCAGTGAAGTAACCATGGCGGAAAAAGTAAAAGAGTTAGTGCCCTCTATGGAGCTGACCCGCATGGTGAACTCCGGCACCGAAGCCACCATGAGCGCCATACGTTTGGCCCGCGGCTTTACTCATCGCGATAAGATTTTAAAATTTGAAGGCTGTTATCACGGCCATGCAGACTGCCTACTGGTTAAAGCCGGCTCCGGCGCCCTCACCTTAGGCCAGCCTAACTCACCGGGCGTACCGGCAGACTTTGCTAAGCACACCCTCACCGCGACCTTTAACGATTTAGACTCAGTTAAAGCAGCCTTTGCCGCAGCACCAAATGACATCGCCTGTATTATCGTGGAACCGATTGCTGGCAATATGAACTGCATTCCTCCTGCGGACGGCTTCCTACAAGGCTTGCGCGATATTTGCGACCAATACGGTGCCTTGTTGATTTTTGATGAAGTGATGTGTGGTTTCCGGGTTGCCTTAGGCGGCGCGCAGCAGCGCTATGGCGTGACCCCGGACTTAACCACGCTCGGTAAAATCATCGGTGGCGGCATGCCAGTAGGTGCCTTTGGTGGCCGTCGCGAGGTGATGGACCATTTAGCCCCGACCGGCCCCGTGTACCAAGCCGGTACCTTGTCCGGTAACCCCATCGCCATGGCGGCAGGTTTAGCCACCTTAAATGCCCTTAGCGCACCTGGCTTACACGAGAAACTAGAAGCCAGCACTAAAGCCTTGGTTGATGGCCTGCAAGCGGCGGCCGATAAACACGGCATTCCTTTTACCACTACGCAAGTGGGTGCCATGTTTGGCTTTTTCTTCACCACTGAAAAAAATATCACCTGTTATGAGCAAGTGATGCAGTGTGATAGCGAGGCGTTCAAACGCTTCTTCCACTTGATGTTAGATCAAGGCGTATACTTGGCCCCTTCTGCCTTTGAAGCGGGCTTTATGTCATTGGCGCACGGCGAGAAAGAAATTGCCCACACTCTGACTGCGGCAGATAACGCCTTCGCTACTATGCAGGCTTAA
- a CDS encoding VOC family protein, whose protein sequence is MFSFHHLTISVRSLAVSETFYKGLGFEPVYRWQDEAQQLQICHLQLGQALLELYCFKPDEEMEALTVFPPWASGFRLGLRHFALQVSDVDEALSALHGAGLLADKPSVVHGQSCGRYVFIMDPDGNSVELLEGPLVNIQQPEQSR, encoded by the coding sequence ATGTTTTCTTTCCATCACTTGACCATTAGTGTCCGTAGTTTGGCGGTGTCTGAAACCTTTTATAAAGGCTTAGGCTTTGAGCCCGTGTATCGCTGGCAGGATGAAGCTCAACAGCTACAAATTTGTCATTTACAGTTAGGACAAGCCTTATTGGAGTTGTATTGCTTTAAGCCCGACGAGGAGATGGAGGCACTAACAGTTTTTCCGCCTTGGGCCAGTGGGTTTCGACTGGGGTTACGGCATTTTGCGTTGCAAGTGAGCGATGTAGATGAGGCCTTGAGTGCCTTGCACGGTGCAGGATTATTAGCAGATAAACCGTCTGTGGTGCACGGGCAAAGTTGTGGCCGCTACGTGTTTATTATGGATCCGGACGGGAACAGCGTTGAACTATTAGAAGGGCCGCTGGTAAATATTCAGCAGCCCGAGCAGAGCCGTTAG
- the mrcB gene encoding penicillin-binding protein 1B, giving the protein MAKQTRTQNKSKKKPVRKNRFWWGLLLKLTLVFAVIMGIFGIYLDSQVRERFDGQKWALPALVYSRPLELFPGQKLSHAQMLRELQLLNYRKVASPSRPGEYSANNSSIEIHRRSFNFSDGPEDARQIGLTFSGQRLQAIKNPTNGRELGYARMDPVLLDRLNVEKREDRLLVRLDQVPELLKTALITVEDRDFYSHDGVSPMAILRALVVNVKAGRTVQGGSTLTQQLAKNLFLTQDRSLWRKVQEAYMALIIDFRYDKDEILEAYLNEVYLGQNGGQGVYGFGLASYFYFGLPLNELNADQIALMVALVKGPSYYDPWRNTERARERRDLVLRLLANDGHISRAIYEQASETPLQLIERGRMGYGRTPAFMGMLRQELQERFGSDFLRQNGLKIFSSLDPIAQHSAEQAIIEQVKQLRTNTKKPDLEAAMVVTNWRKGEVSAVVGGADPSFAGFNRALSARRAIGSLIKPPVYAEALANGFTLGSAIKDQPISLRSEGGQVWKPNNYDRQFRGQVMLVDALAKSLNVPTVNLGMAVGLDNVIKGLQRMGVRQPIPAYPSLMLGTLELTPLEVNQLYLTLANQGLYQPLTSIRAIQDDKGEILYQHTAKATQVMEPEAGYLALYAMTRVVGGGTAAHLAARFPNRVMAGKTGTTNDLRDAWYAGLDNEELASVWVGLDNNASTGLTGSSGALRVYSRYLDSRGVDSLELKAPPGIEQANFAYSDGMPADPRCEQTRLLPAKSASLPPVRGCQPAAPTYDLPKTGEQVGDWLKDIFNFAR; this is encoded by the coding sequence ATGGCAAAACAGACTCGAACTCAGAACAAATCCAAAAAGAAGCCGGTGAGAAAAAACCGCTTTTGGTGGGGCCTGCTGCTTAAATTAACACTGGTGTTTGCAGTGATAATGGGCATTTTTGGTATTTACCTCGATAGCCAAGTCAGAGAGCGCTTCGATGGCCAAAAGTGGGCGTTGCCCGCCTTGGTCTATAGCCGTCCCTTGGAGCTCTTCCCAGGCCAAAAGCTCTCTCATGCCCAGATGTTGCGTGAGTTACAGTTGTTAAACTATCGCAAGGTCGCCAGCCCCAGTCGTCCGGGTGAATACTCGGCCAACAACAGCAGTATCGAAATTCATCGCCGCTCGTTTAATTTCTCCGATGGGCCTGAAGATGCCCGCCAAATTGGACTGACCTTCTCGGGCCAGCGCCTACAAGCGATAAAAAACCCCACCAATGGTCGTGAGCTGGGTTACGCGCGCATGGATCCCGTATTGCTGGACCGCTTAAACGTAGAAAAGCGTGAAGACCGTTTATTGGTCCGCTTAGACCAAGTGCCTGAGCTATTAAAAACCGCCTTGATTACCGTGGAAGACAGAGACTTTTACAGTCACGACGGCGTATCGCCGATGGCGATACTGCGAGCCTTGGTGGTGAACGTGAAAGCCGGCCGTACGGTACAAGGCGGCAGTACCCTGACTCAGCAGTTGGCCAAAAACTTATTTTTAACCCAAGACCGCAGTTTATGGCGCAAGGTTCAAGAAGCCTATATGGCGCTGATCATCGACTTTCGTTATGACAAAGACGAGATCTTAGAAGCCTATTTAAACGAAGTGTATCTGGGGCAAAACGGTGGCCAAGGCGTATATGGCTTTGGTTTAGCCAGTTATTTCTACTTTGGTTTGCCGCTTAATGAGCTTAATGCCGACCAAATTGCCCTGATGGTGGCGCTGGTGAAAGGCCCGTCTTATTACGATCCTTGGCGCAATACCGAGCGCGCTCGCGAGCGTCGTGATCTGGTGTTACGTTTATTAGCCAATGACGGTCATATCAGCCGTGCCATCTATGAGCAAGCCAGTGAGACACCACTGCAGCTGATTGAGCGCGGACGCATGGGCTATGGCCGCACGCCTGCCTTTATGGGCATGCTGCGCCAAGAGTTACAAGAGCGCTTTGGCAGTGATTTCTTACGCCAAAACGGTCTGAAAATTTTCAGTAGTTTGGATCCTATTGCCCAGCACAGTGCCGAGCAAGCAATCATCGAGCAAGTAAAGCAGCTAAGAACTAACACCAAAAAGCCGGACTTAGAAGCGGCCATGGTGGTGACCAACTGGCGTAAAGGAGAGGTGAGTGCCGTGGTGGGCGGTGCCGATCCAAGCTTTGCCGGCTTTAACCGTGCGCTGTCTGCTCGCCGGGCTATTGGCTCGTTAATTAAGCCGCCTGTCTATGCTGAGGCGCTGGCCAATGGCTTTACCTTAGGCAGCGCCATTAAAGATCAGCCCATTAGTTTGCGCAGTGAAGGTGGCCAAGTCTGGAAGCCTAATAACTATGACCGTCAGTTTCGCGGTCAGGTGATGCTAGTGGATGCTCTGGCTAAATCGTTGAACGTACCGACTGTCAATTTAGGCATGGCAGTGGGGCTAGATAATGTGATTAAAGGCCTGCAGCGTATGGGCGTACGCCAACCTATTCCTGCGTATCCTTCTTTGATGTTAGGCACGCTGGAGTTGACGCCGCTGGAAGTGAATCAGCTGTATTTAACGCTGGCGAACCAAGGCTTGTATCAGCCGCTCACCTCGATTCGTGCCATTCAAGACGATAAAGGTGAAATCTTGTATCAGCACACGGCCAAGGCCACGCAAGTAATGGAGCCAGAGGCGGGTTATTTAGCCCTCTATGCCATGACACGGGTGGTCGGCGGTGGTACGGCGGCGCACTTAGCCGCGCGCTTTCCTAATCGGGTAATGGCAGGTAAAACCGGTACTACCAACGACTTGCGTGATGCTTGGTATGCGGGCTTAGATAACGAAGAGCTGGCCAGTGTGTGGGTGGGCTTGGATAATAACGCCAGCACCGGCTTAACCGGCTCCAGTGGTGCGCTACGAGTGTATAGCCGCTATTTAGACAGCCGTGGCGTCGACTCACTGGAGCTTAAGGCCCCACCGGGAATCGAGCAGGCTAACTTTGCCTACAGCGATGGCATGCCCGCAGATCCACGTTGTGAGCAAACGCGTTTGCTACCGGCCAAGTCTGCAAGTTTGCCACCGGTTCGCGGTTGTCAGCCAGCTGCGCCGACCTACGACCTGCCCAAAACCGGTGAGCAAGTCGGCGATTGGTTAAAGGACATCTTCAACTTCGCACGCTGA